Part of the Prevotella communis genome is shown below.
AACATCTTCAATATTGACACCAACGAGAAAGTTGAAGCCTTCACACAGAACGGCCGCTTCAACGAAGAACTGGACGAACTGCCCTTCACCTATGGTGCACCTGAGATGATGACCAGCGATCCTGAGGAAGGTTCATTCAACCTGCCCAGCACTATCAGCGAGTTCAAGCTCACATTCGATAAGAAGGTTATCGTCAACAAGATTGAGGCTAAACTGGACAATGAGACCCTGAAAGCCGAGGCTGAAGAGGAATTCTCAACAGCCATCACGCTGAAGCGTACCTCAGACAAAGCTCTGGCCGATGGCGAGCACAAGATTACGGTTACCCAAATCTTCGCAGAACAGAACTTGGGCAGTAACGACTACTCTTCTTGCGAAGTAAACTTCTCTACTGGCATAAAGGTATCACAAGATCTGTTGGATGCTATCGCAGCTGCTAAGACCGTATTAGATAATACTAACGATGCTCGTTACGCTGGCACAGCTTACACCAATTTGGATGCAGCTATCACTAAGTACACCACCGAGGCACCTTCTTACACAGCTCCAAGCGTTATCGATGCTGCTATGCTTGACCTGAGCAACCTGTCAAAGGCTCTGAACGCTCACAAGACACTCGTTGACGAATACGATGCTGCTAACCAGAAAGTTCAAGACCTTGCATTGGAACTGGCCGAGAGCAAGTTCAACGGCACCGATCTGTATAAGCAGTTGAAAGAACTTGCAGCAAAATTTGCTGGTAAGGAACTGACCGACGATGAAGAACTGACCGCAGCAAATGGCGAACTGAAGCCAATGGCTGACCTTTGCGCTAACATGTTCACTGAAGGTGAATCTAAGAACGGTGATGCCGGATTCAAGGTACTGACAGACCGTATCCGTCGTGGTGTTGAAGCGCTGAAGAACTTCGGATATGATGACGAAGATCCTCTGATTGTAGCAGCTAACAACCTGATCTCTGACGACGACAATATTGCAGACCAGATTAAGGTTGCTTTGACAAAGAAGATTTACGAAGGCATGAAGGATCCTGAGGCCTTCTTCCCCACTATTGACATTGACGAAGAAACAGGAAAAGAGATTAAGCAGTCTTACGACCTGAGTGTATTCGTTAAGAATCCTAACATGTACGCAATGCTTCCAAGCAAGGGCTTCTCTGAAGAGAACATGCCTGGTTGGTCAGTAGTTAAGGGCAATCCTGGATTCTGGGGTACTGGTGGCGACGGTTGGGGTAACCCACGTAACATCGAAGGTCTGCCTGAGGATATCGCAGTAACCGTTTACCACTCTGAGGCACAGGTTGAACAGACCATTACAGACCTTCCCGTAGGTATCTACAACGTAACTCTGTATGGTACTGACTGGGGTAACCAGAAGGGTGACTATGACGACGAGACTGGCGAATGGTCTGGTAAGGACGCATTAGGTTTCGTATATGCTAAGACATCTGAGACACTGGAGCCCGCAGAAGGTGAGACTGCTGATCGCGAACTCAACTTTGCCGCTACCGCTACCATCGAGGCTGCCAAGCATCATGGTCTGAGCGAGTACAGCATGGATCTGGCTCATACACTGGAAGAGATCACCGTAACAGACGGTAAGCTGACTCTCGGATTCTACTATGGCAACGACTCACAGTACTTCTTCGGTGATGTGAAGCTGGATTTGGTAGGTGCAGTATCAGGATTTGACTACAGAAGAGCCGTTGATACAATCGAGACCAATATCAACGAACCCGCAACTGCAAAGGTTCGCGCTCTGCAGCTCTACGATCTGAACGGACGTCGTATCGTGACAGCCCAGAAGGGTATCCAGATTGTGAAGAAGATGATGAGCGACGGTACTGTCAAGACTCAGAAGGTTATCAAATAACCTACCCTACTCATAAACATTCGCCCCCAGGAGCATCCGCTCTTGGGGGCGTTTTTAATTTCAGTGGAATTTCAGGGGCTAGGAGCGCGTTTCTCTGTATAGAGGCATAAGATATCACAAAGAGCAGAGGAAAGCCTTATAGGGGCTTAAAAATACCACAAAAGATCACGCAAGCCTAAAACAGGATAAACTAGGAAAGACAAGTTAGAACTAGAAAGACTAGTTAGAACTAGTTAGAACTAGTTAGAACTAGTAAAACTAGTAATAACTAGAATCTACTAGTTACCCCTCAGTTTCTACCAGGCATAAAAAAAGATCCGCATCGTGTGATGCGGACCTTCATATCAGAGATATTGTTTCTATTGATCGAAACCTTATTCAGCCTTCGGAGCCTCTTCGGCTGCGGGTGCCTCGGCAGCAGCTTCTTCAGCCTTAGGAGCCTCCTGAGCAGGAGCCTCGGCCTTAGTAGCCTTACGAGAACGACGAGTAGCCTTCTTCTTGGTCTCAGTCTTTGCCATTTCGGGATCGAAGTCTACGAGCTCGATAAAGCAGATCTGAGCAGCGTCACCCTGACGGGTACCCAGCTTGATGATACGGGTATATCCACCGGGACGGTCGCCAACCTTCTCACTTACAGTAGAGAAGAGTTCCTTGATAGCTTCCTTGTTCTGAAGGTAGCTGAATACTACACGACGTGAGTTAGTTGAGTCCTCCTTAGCCTTAGTGATCAGGGGCTCAACATACTTCTTGAGGGCCTTTGCCTTGGCCACGGTCGTAGTGATTCTTTTGTGCATGATCAGCGAGATGGCCATGTTGGCAAGCATGGAAGCGCGATGCGATGCAGTACGACCGAGATGGTTGAATTTCTTATTATGTCTCATTTTTCTTTTTACTTTTTTTTATTGGGCAATCTTCATATCATCAAAACGATATTACTCTTT
Proteins encoded:
- the rplQ gene encoding 50S ribosomal protein L17, producing MRHNKKFNHLGRTASHRASMLANMAISLIMHKRITTTVAKAKALKKYVEPLITKAKEDSTNSRRVVFSYLQNKEAIKELFSTVSEKVGDRPGGYTRIIKLGTRQGDAAQICFIELVDFDPEMAKTETKKKATRRSRKATKAEAPAQEAPKAEEAAAEAPAAEEAPKAE